A single window of Jiangella alkaliphila DNA harbors:
- a CDS encoding ATP-binding protein, producing the protein MEAQLQRVLDGLAAGHSPRDIELLNVDVKEEPGRRDPTGAVLPGTAENEAAAKYLTGELACIANTPGAGAIILGVADDGQRIGTELSEEWLRHRIYQLSEQRLTVNVRAGDLGGTRVLVLQPPEAVEPIRWRGRIHWRVADNCVEVDAATWMAGRLHRSGFDWSAQPSGYRLDDVQASAMEIARRFLDQAGSDPAAADLAAATDNDLLRRLNVVDGDGRLTNAGALLFVTTRVPAIDYLRRDHPGGDSTIRVRREGPLLVQLAEVETAAAASNAIVQVAEGLVRGQMRKLPQSAVREAIVNGVVHRDWTADAPVVVEHVGDTLTVTSPGGFIAGITPENIITHPSAPRYQSLAEAAASLRLAEREGIGVDRMVASMLALGHERPEISELPGPYVRAVLLGGSPDEFWIEFLADISPKTLARDVDLLLMLDHLCRHGWIDSLRAAPVIQRGEAEARAALGRLSEAIFVDPLVTEVAGVPAGEPMAWRLSDVLLEWLEHRLGYRQGEARQRMILEWARARGRVSSTEVADLAGVAQNYAGKLLTELERQGRLEPGRPNRSGRGFFYRPVGG; encoded by the coding sequence GTGGAAGCGCAGCTTCAGCGGGTGCTCGACGGGCTGGCGGCCGGACATTCTCCTCGAGACATCGAACTGCTCAACGTCGACGTCAAGGAAGAACCAGGCCGCCGCGATCCGACCGGCGCGGTTCTCCCGGGGACAGCGGAGAACGAGGCCGCCGCGAAGTACCTCACTGGCGAGCTGGCCTGCATCGCGAACACTCCCGGCGCTGGCGCCATCATCCTGGGCGTCGCCGACGACGGGCAGCGCATCGGCACGGAGCTGAGCGAGGAATGGCTGCGACACCGCATCTACCAACTCAGTGAGCAGCGCCTGACCGTGAACGTTCGAGCCGGTGACCTGGGCGGAACTCGTGTCCTCGTCCTGCAGCCGCCGGAGGCGGTGGAACCGATCCGCTGGAGGGGCCGCATTCACTGGCGGGTCGCCGACAACTGTGTCGAAGTGGACGCGGCTACCTGGATGGCCGGCCGGTTGCACCGGAGTGGGTTCGACTGGTCGGCTCAGCCATCGGGGTATCGGCTCGACGACGTCCAGGCCAGCGCCATGGAGATCGCTCGCCGGTTTCTCGACCAGGCCGGAAGCGACCCAGCGGCGGCCGACCTCGCCGCGGCGACGGACAACGACCTGCTGCGTCGGCTCAACGTCGTCGATGGCGATGGCCGGCTGACCAACGCCGGCGCGCTGCTCTTCGTGACGACACGGGTGCCCGCCATCGACTACCTGCGCCGCGATCACCCGGGCGGTGACAGCACGATCCGCGTGCGTCGGGAGGGCCCGTTGCTGGTCCAATTGGCCGAGGTGGAGACGGCGGCCGCTGCGTCGAACGCCATCGTGCAGGTAGCTGAAGGGCTCGTCAGGGGACAGATGCGCAAGCTGCCGCAGTCCGCAGTACGCGAAGCGATCGTGAACGGCGTCGTCCATCGCGACTGGACCGCAGACGCACCGGTGGTGGTCGAGCACGTCGGCGATACGCTCACCGTCACATCACCAGGCGGGTTCATTGCCGGCATCACACCGGAGAACATCATCACTCACCCGTCCGCGCCCCGCTACCAGTCGCTGGCCGAGGCGGCCGCGTCGCTCCGACTGGCTGAGCGCGAGGGGATCGGTGTCGACCGCATGGTCGCATCCATGCTTGCCTTGGGCCATGAGCGACCGGAGATTTCCGAGTTGCCAGGACCATATGTCCGGGCCGTGCTCCTGGGTGGATCCCCTGATGAGTTCTGGATCGAATTCTTGGCCGATATCTCGCCAAAAACGCTGGCACGCGACGTTGACCTCCTCCTGATGCTGGATCACCTGTGTCGCCATGGCTGGATCGACTCGCTGCGAGCAGCACCGGTGATCCAGCGCGGAGAAGCGGAAGCGCGAGCCGCCCTCGGCCGTCTATCCGAGGCGATCTTCGTGGACCCCCTCGTGACCGAAGTGGCCGGCGTCCCGGCTGGCGAACCCATGGCCTGGCGATTGTCGGACGTCCTTCTCGAATGGCTGGAGCATCGGCTGGGCTACCGGCAGGGCGAGGCGCGCCAGCGCATGATTCTGGAGTGGGCGCGAGCACGCGGGCGCGTCTCTTCGACTGAGGTCGCCGACCTGGCCGGGGTGGCGCAGAACTACGCGGGAAAGCTGCTGACCGAGCTCGAACGGCAGGGCCGGTTGGAACCGGGACGGCCCAACCGCAGCGGCCGCGGCTTCTTCTATCGGCCCGTCGGTGGCTGA
- a CDS encoding RNHCP domain-containing protein: MPRRSRAAGDRRRRPQRQKDVLHGHRGQDFRCVGCRLDVSLVAPGTAHRNHCPNCLVSLHLDRRVPGDRGSGCRGRMEPLSLTTRPDGEWLLIHRCLTCDELSANRVAGDDNALALMRLALRPMVVVTSAFGSRAGGSR, from the coding sequence ATGCCTCGACGCTCGCGAGCGGCCGGCGACCGGCGGCGCCGTCCGCAGCGGCAGAAGGACGTGCTGCACGGTCACCGCGGCCAGGACTTCCGGTGCGTGGGATGCCGGCTCGACGTGTCCCTCGTCGCGCCCGGCACAGCGCACCGCAACCACTGCCCGAACTGCCTGGTCAGCCTGCACCTCGACCGGCGCGTCCCCGGCGACCGCGGCTCCGGCTGCCGGGGGCGCATGGAGCCGCTGAGCCTGACGACGCGGCCCGACGGCGAGTGGCTGCTCATCCACCGGTGCCTGACCTGCGACGAGCTCAGCGCGAACCGCGTCGCCGGCGACGACAACGCGCTCGCGCTGATGCGGCTGGCACTGCGGCCGATGGTGGTGGTGACCAGTGCCTTCGGCTCGCGTGCTGGTGGGAGCCGTTAG
- a CDS encoding RNHCP domain-containing protein, with amino-acid sequence MSSDDLDQHFTCTWCGATAALAPDGRRGHCPSCLRVRHAGCGGWAVPISVAVPRTGDWALVHRCADCGELSSSPVRSDDNQLLLVRLAVRPLAEPPFPLDAFSAFGAL; translated from the coding sequence GTGTCCAGCGACGACCTCGATCAGCACTTCACCTGCACGTGGTGCGGGGCGACCGCCGCCCTCGCCCCTGACGGCCGCCGCGGCCACTGCCCGTCCTGCCTGCGCGTCCGCCATGCCGGGTGTGGCGGTTGGGCCGTCCCGATCTCCGTGGCGGTGCCGCGCACCGGCGACTGGGCGCTCGTCCACCGCTGCGCGGACTGCGGCGAGCTCTCGTCGAGTCCGGTGCGTTCGGACGACAACCAGCTGCTGCTGGTGCGCCTGGCCGTCCGCCCGCTGGCCGAGCCGCCGTTCCCGCTCGACGCGTTCAGTGCGTTCGGCGCGCTCTGA
- a CDS encoding CehA/McbA family metallohydrolase, which yields MSDTEEHPHEHGEHADGLSRRDVLAAGAGGLILAATASGSSAAVTRTASGAPGAVRASRLTRGRTLVHADLHNHTMLSDGAGDPALAYESMRSAGLDVAALTDHATLSDGVLSILDPLLPDGVNQITGLSRPGWRRTRDLADAADEPGLFTAIRGFEWTNPLLGHVNVWFTDAYTDVLDATLMGGFYRWLTREDGFFGIGDGGADGLAGFNHPGREPGRFNDFRYEPKAHDQLVSLEMFNRYDDYLFEGWAKGVSSPLVTCLNAGWRPGLSGVTDEHGTDWGYPEGKGRTGMWVTENTRDAVFQAMTERRFFATRASGLRLDATADGAPMGGSIRRARGDVRFAVDLDRGAEWTGNRLDIQVLRPGEGAPEVADVVEAAAGRVTRFTVPLDSDDGDWVVLRVSDPSQPNGTPGPDGHPCNDFGVAYSSPWWFDPA from the coding sequence ATGAGCGACACGGAGGAGCACCCGCACGAGCACGGCGAGCACGCCGACGGGCTCAGCCGGCGCGACGTCCTCGCCGCCGGCGCCGGTGGCCTGATCCTGGCCGCGACGGCGTCAGGCTCGTCCGCGGCGGTCACCCGCACGGCGTCCGGCGCGCCCGGCGCCGTCCGCGCGTCGCGCCTCACCCGTGGCCGCACGCTCGTCCACGCCGACCTGCACAACCACACGATGCTCTCCGACGGCGCCGGCGACCCCGCGCTGGCCTACGAGTCCATGCGCTCGGCCGGCCTCGACGTCGCTGCTCTGACCGACCACGCGACGCTGTCCGACGGTGTGCTGAGCATCCTCGACCCGCTGCTGCCCGACGGCGTCAACCAGATCACCGGGCTGAGCCGCCCCGGCTGGCGGCGCACCCGCGATCTCGCCGACGCCGCCGACGAGCCCGGCCTGTTCACCGCGATCCGCGGCTTCGAGTGGACGAACCCGCTGCTCGGGCACGTCAACGTGTGGTTCACCGACGCCTACACCGACGTGCTCGACGCGACGCTGATGGGCGGCTTCTACCGCTGGCTCACTCGCGAGGACGGCTTCTTCGGCATCGGCGACGGCGGCGCCGACGGGCTGGCCGGGTTCAACCACCCGGGCCGCGAGCCGGGCCGGTTCAACGACTTCCGGTACGAGCCGAAGGCGCACGACCAGCTGGTCAGCCTGGAGATGTTCAACCGGTACGACGACTACCTCTTCGAGGGCTGGGCCAAGGGCGTCAGCTCACCGCTGGTGACCTGCCTGAACGCGGGCTGGCGGCCCGGGCTGTCCGGCGTCACCGACGAGCACGGCACCGACTGGGGCTACCCGGAGGGCAAGGGCCGCACCGGCATGTGGGTCACCGAGAACACCCGCGACGCCGTCTTCCAGGCGATGACGGAGCGGCGGTTCTTCGCCACCCGGGCGTCGGGCCTGCGGCTGGACGCGACGGCCGACGGCGCGCCGATGGGCGGCTCGATCCGCCGCGCCCGCGGCGACGTCCGCTTCGCCGTCGACCTCGACCGCGGCGCCGAGTGGACCGGCAACCGCCTCGACATCCAGGTGCTCCGTCCGGGCGAGGGCGCTCCCGAGGTGGCCGACGTCGTCGAGGCCGCGGCCGGCCGGGTCACGCGCTTCACCGTCCCGCTCGACAGCGACGACGGCGACTGGGTCGTCCTGCGCGTCTCCGACCCGTCCCAGCCGAACGGCACGCCCGGCCCCGACGGCCACCCCTGCAACGACTTCGGCGTCGCCTACAGCAGCCCGTGGTGGTTCGACCCCGCCTGA
- a CDS encoding MerR family transcriptional regulator — protein sequence MRIGELSRRTGVNAHQLRYYEAQGLLAADRGANGYREFDESAVLRVKQIRHLLGAGLSSEDIAYLLPCATGEAPELLGCPELVAAMRSRLRRLDDQLDRLARSRGALADYIDAAERQGGESYPPLEAVPA from the coding sequence ATGCGGATCGGTGAACTGAGTCGTCGCACGGGCGTCAACGCCCATCAGCTGCGCTACTACGAGGCGCAGGGACTGCTGGCCGCTGACCGCGGCGCGAACGGCTACCGCGAGTTCGACGAGAGCGCCGTGCTGCGGGTGAAACAGATCCGGCACCTGCTCGGCGCCGGGCTCTCCTCCGAGGACATCGCCTACCTGCTGCCCTGCGCGACCGGCGAGGCACCGGAGCTGCTCGGGTGCCCCGAGCTGGTGGCCGCGATGCGCTCACGGCTGCGGCGGCTGGACGACCAGCTGGACCGGCTGGCCCGCTCCCGCGGCGCGCTCGCCGACTACATCGACGCGGCCGAGCGCCAGGGCGGCGAGAGCTACCCGCCGCTCGAGGCCGTCCCTGCCTGA
- a CDS encoding NAD(P)-dependent oxidoreductase has protein sequence MTDTTDTPVTVLGLGLMGQALAGAFLTAGHPTTVWNRTTSKANDLVADGASLAPSPGAAIAASPLTIVCLTDYVAVRDLLGGDDVDLAGATVINLTSGDSAQAREAARWAEQRGARYLDGAIMAVPPAIGTADAVILHSGPRPDFEAHEATLAALGTVTYLGPDHGLASLYDVAGLAMMWSVLNAWLQGTALLRTAGVDAVTYAPFARQLAAGVADWLPGYAEQIDAGSYPAEVSALETDVRAMTHLIEESEAVGVNAELPRLIKAMADRAIAAGRGREQYPVLIEEFSRPRNGPSRA, from the coding sequence ATGACCGACACGACCGACACACCTGTGACCGTCCTCGGGCTCGGCCTGATGGGCCAGGCCCTCGCCGGCGCGTTCCTCACCGCCGGGCATCCCACCACCGTGTGGAACCGCACGACGTCCAAGGCCAACGACTTGGTCGCCGACGGGGCGAGCTTGGCGCCGTCGCCCGGCGCCGCCATCGCGGCGAGTCCCCTGACGATCGTCTGCCTCACCGACTACGTGGCCGTGCGCGACCTGCTCGGCGGGGACGACGTCGACCTGGCCGGCGCCACGGTGATCAACCTGACCTCGGGCGACTCGGCCCAGGCCCGCGAGGCCGCTCGATGGGCCGAGCAGCGCGGCGCCCGCTACCTCGACGGCGCGATCATGGCCGTCCCGCCGGCGATCGGGACCGCCGACGCGGTGATCCTGCACAGCGGGCCGCGGCCGGACTTCGAGGCCCACGAGGCGACGCTCGCTGCGCTCGGCACCGTCACCTACCTCGGCCCGGACCACGGGCTGGCGTCGCTGTACGACGTCGCCGGCCTCGCCATGATGTGGAGCGTCCTCAACGCCTGGCTCCAGGGCACCGCCCTGCTCCGCACGGCCGGCGTCGACGCCGTCACGTACGCGCCGTTCGCCCGTCAGCTCGCCGCCGGCGTCGCCGACTGGCTGCCCGGGTACGCCGAGCAGATCGACGCCGGCTCCTACCCGGCCGAGGTGTCGGCCCTCGAGACCGACGTGCGGGCGATGACCCATCTGATCGAGGAGAGCGAGGCGGTGGGTGTCAACGCCGAACTGCCGAGGCTGATCAAGGCGATGGCCGATCGCGCGATCGCCGCCGGACGCGGCCGCGAGCAGTACCCCGTCCTGATCGAGGAGTTCAGCCGGCCGCGGAACGGCCCGTCGCGCGCCTAG
- a CDS encoding TetR/AcrR family transcriptional regulator encodes MPDDGAPRPQRADARRNRARVLDAAIEAFAAEGLSVPVHEIARRAGVGTGTVSRHFPTKESLFQAIVLARLEHLVERARELAAAEPPGDALFAFIRFMVAEGATNRGLADALAGAGFDVEQAAAGTGLDLTDALSDLLVPAQAAGTVRADVGAADVKALIEGCLARERGGADPAARDRMLAVTVRGLRS; translated from the coding sequence ATGCCGGACGACGGCGCTCCCCGCCCGCAGCGGGCCGACGCCCGGCGCAACCGTGCCCGGGTCCTCGACGCCGCCATCGAGGCCTTCGCCGCCGAGGGGCTGTCGGTGCCGGTGCACGAGATCGCCCGCCGTGCCGGCGTCGGCACCGGCACCGTCAGCCGGCACTTCCCCACCAAGGAGTCGCTCTTCCAGGCGATCGTGCTGGCCCGGCTGGAACACCTGGTCGAGCGGGCCCGGGAGCTGGCCGCGGCCGAGCCGCCCGGTGACGCGCTGTTCGCGTTCATCCGGTTCATGGTCGCCGAGGGGGCGACGAACCGCGGGCTGGCCGACGCGCTGGCCGGCGCCGGCTTCGACGTCGAGCAGGCGGCCGCCGGCACCGGGCTCGACCTCACCGACGCCCTGAGCGACCTGCTGGTCCCGGCGCAGGCGGCCGGCACCGTCCGGGCAGACGTCGGAGCGGCCGACGTCAAGGCCCTGATCGAGGGCTGTCTGGCCCGCGAGCGCGGCGGCGCCGACCCGGCCGCCCGCGACCGCATGCTGGCCGTGACGGTCCGCGGCCTGCGATCCTAG
- a CDS encoding oxidoreductase: MSTPWTTDSVGDLAGRTAVVTGANTGIGREVAAVLAAHGATVVLACRDVAKAEAAASRLTGPRTPDVVAPDVVALDLGDLASVRAAAARIRERYPRLDLLVNNAGVMWLPRQRTADGFERHLGVNHLGHFALTGLLLDRLLGTPGSRVVTLSSNGHKSGRLELDDLHFERRRYRPTAAYTQSKLANLLFTYELQRRLEAAGAAGAATIAVAAHPGGSRTDLMRHSPPQIRIATSRPFYRLLPWLIQDAAHGALPPLRAALDPAVRGGDYYGPDGWGEWTGSPVQVTSSPASHDAASQRGLWAESERLTGVEYDFTPRSPAVPSGSGHPA; the protein is encoded by the coding sequence ATGAGCACGCCCTGGACCACTGACAGCGTCGGCGATCTCGCGGGCCGCACCGCGGTCGTCACCGGAGCCAACACCGGCATCGGCCGCGAGGTCGCCGCCGTCCTCGCCGCGCACGGCGCCACCGTCGTGCTGGCCTGCCGCGACGTCGCGAAGGCGGAGGCCGCGGCGTCGCGGCTCACCGGCCCGCGCACCCCGGACGTCGTCGCCCCTGACGTCGTCGCCCTCGACCTCGGCGACCTCGCGTCGGTCCGGGCCGCCGCGGCCCGGATCCGGGAGCGGTACCCGCGGCTGGACCTGCTGGTGAACAACGCCGGCGTCATGTGGCTGCCGCGGCAGCGGACCGCCGACGGGTTCGAGCGGCACCTCGGCGTCAACCACCTCGGCCACTTCGCGCTCACCGGCCTGCTCCTTGACCGGCTGCTCGGCACGCCCGGGTCGCGCGTCGTCACCCTCAGCAGCAACGGGCACAAGTCCGGCCGGCTCGAGCTCGACGACCTCCACTTCGAGCGCCGGCGGTACCGGCCGACGGCGGCGTACACGCAGTCCAAGCTGGCCAACCTGCTGTTCACGTACGAGCTGCAACGCCGCCTCGAAGCCGCGGGCGCCGCGGGGGCCGCCACCATCGCCGTCGCCGCCCATCCCGGCGGCAGCCGGACCGACCTGATGCGGCACTCGCCACCGCAGATCCGGATCGCCACCAGCCGGCCGTTCTACCGGCTGCTCCCGTGGCTGATCCAGGACGCCGCACACGGCGCGCTGCCGCCGCTGCGGGCCGCCCTCGATCCGGCCGTCCGCGGTGGCGACTACTACGGCCCGGACGGCTGGGGCGAGTGGACCGGGAGTCCGGTACAGGTGACGTCCAGCCCCGCGTCGCACGATGCCGCCTCCCAGCGCGGGCTGTGGGCCGAGTCAGAACGCCTCACCGGCGTCGAGTACGACTTCACCCCGCGGTCACCGGCCGTTCCTTCCGGCAGCGGGCACCCCGCCTGA
- a CDS encoding FG-GAP-like repeat-containing protein: MHPRNVVSRRPRAVPAAFAVVTLAVAGLTALPASGSDPAPAEAAEAAETAETAVQTIALDDLLAEAGPTARSDGSVPGTGAIETDPFDVAAVTWPATEGPSDIHLHVRARADGTWTDWYELHDDGHAPDPGTPEADGARRGTDPVVVPGSEAIELRVEAPDGEVPAGLELTLIDPGTAAADAAPAPAEAQAEAGATASAAPLPPIHSRAAWGADESLREQTDPLYGDVEGGFVHHTAGTNTYTEADVPAILRGIYEYHVTGRGWRDIGYNFFVDRFGRIWEGRWGGIDRAVVGAHVEGYNSYSVGVAALGEFTATQPGQPVIDAYAQLFAWKFGLGDVDPLGTFAYPNQQTLPTISGHRDGVATECPGELLYAQLGTIRAATQAQLNPPPAAEHDFDGDGRSDMIGRGSSGALFLLPGRGNGTFGTRVQIGTATNWGIYTAFVPIGDFDGDQHGDLIARENSGKLFYLPGRSNGTLGTRVQIGTVNTWSTYSALVGVGDFNGDGHNDMIGRGSSGALFLLPGRSNGTFAQRVQIGTATNWGIYTALIGVGDFNGDGHNDMIGRESTGKLFYHPGRSNGTLGTRVQIGTVNTWSTYSALVGVGDFNGDGHNDMIGRGSSGALFLLPGRSNGTFAQRVQIGTATTWKTYTALV; the protein is encoded by the coding sequence ATGCATCCCCGGAATGTAGTGTCCCGGCGGCCGCGCGCCGTCCCCGCCGCCTTCGCCGTCGTGACGCTGGCCGTCGCCGGCCTCACCGCGCTGCCCGCCAGCGGCAGCGACCCGGCACCCGCCGAGGCCGCCGAGGCCGCCGAGACCGCCGAGACCGCCGTCCAGACGATCGCGCTCGACGACCTCCTCGCCGAGGCGGGCCCGACGGCACGGTCGGACGGCTCCGTCCCCGGTACCGGCGCGATCGAGACCGACCCGTTCGACGTCGCCGCCGTCACCTGGCCGGCCACCGAGGGCCCGTCCGACATCCACCTCCACGTCCGGGCCCGCGCCGACGGCACGTGGACGGACTGGTACGAGCTGCACGACGACGGCCACGCGCCCGACCCGGGCACCCCGGAGGCGGACGGCGCCCGCCGCGGCACCGACCCGGTCGTCGTGCCCGGCTCCGAGGCGATCGAACTGCGCGTCGAGGCGCCGGACGGCGAGGTCCCCGCCGGCCTCGAGCTCACGCTGATCGACCCCGGCACGGCCGCCGCGGACGCGGCGCCGGCACCGGCCGAGGCGCAGGCCGAAGCCGGGGCGACGGCGTCCGCCGCACCCCTGCCCCCGATCCACAGCCGGGCCGCCTGGGGCGCCGACGAGTCGCTGCGCGAGCAGACCGATCCGCTCTACGGCGACGTCGAGGGCGGCTTCGTCCACCACACCGCCGGCACCAACACCTACACCGAGGCCGACGTTCCGGCCATCCTGCGCGGCATCTACGAGTACCACGTCACCGGCCGCGGCTGGCGCGACATCGGCTACAACTTCTTCGTCGACCGGTTCGGCCGCATCTGGGAGGGCCGCTGGGGCGGCATCGACCGCGCCGTCGTCGGCGCGCACGTCGAGGGGTACAACAGCTACTCCGTGGGGGTCGCCGCGCTCGGCGAGTTCACCGCGACCCAGCCCGGCCAGCCCGTCATCGACGCCTACGCGCAGCTGTTCGCCTGGAAGTTCGGTCTCGGCGACGTCGACCCGCTCGGCACGTTCGCCTACCCGAACCAGCAGACCCTGCCGACGATCTCCGGGCATCGCGACGGCGTCGCCACGGAATGCCCCGGCGAGCTCCTCTACGCCCAGCTGGGCACCATCCGCGCGGCGACGCAGGCCCAGCTGAACCCGCCGCCGGCCGCCGAACACGACTTCGACGGCGACGGCCGCAGCGACATGATCGGCCGCGGCAGCAGCGGAGCACTCTTCCTCCTCCCCGGCCGCGGCAACGGCACCTTCGGAACCCGCGTCCAGATCGGCACCGCCACGAACTGGGGCATCTACACGGCCTTCGTCCCGATCGGGGACTTCGATGGCGACCAGCACGGCGACCTGATCGCCCGAGAGAACTCGGGCAAGCTCTTCTACCTTCCCGGCCGGAGCAACGGCACGTTGGGTACTCGCGTACAGATCGGCACGGTGAACACCTGGAGCACCTACAGCGCACTCGTCGGCGTCGGCGACTTCAACGGCGACGGGCACAACGACATGATCGGCCGCGGCAGCAGCGGAGCGCTCTTCCTCCTCCCCGGCCGCAGCAACGGCACCTTCGCCCAACGCGTGCAGATCGGCACCGCCACGAACTGGGGCATCTACACCGCACTTATCGGCGTCGGCGACTTCAACGGCGACGGGCACAACGACATGATCGGCCGCGAGAGCACTGGCAAGCTCTTCTACCATCCCGGCCGGAGCAACGGCACGTTGGGTACTCGCGTACAGATCGGCACGGTGAACACCTGGAGCACCTACAGCGCACTCGTCGGCGTCGGCGACTTCAACGGCGACGGGCACAACGACATGATCGGCCGCGGCAGCAGCGGAGCGCTCTTCCTCCTCCCCGGCCGCAGCAACGGCACCTTCGCCCAACGCGTGCAGATCGGCACCGCCACCACGTGGAAGACCTATACGGCCCTGGTGTGA